DNA from Algisphaera agarilytica:
CGTGGCCCGGCGTCGTTTGGAAGCTCACGACCATTCGGATGACGAGCCAGACCTTGGCCTGATCACCACGCCAGAGCTGGCTTTGCATGAGTTGTTCTCCAGTGCTGCGGGTGACCGTGACCGGCAATCGCTTTCGGTGGTCGCGTGGAACGCCCGACATGTCCACCTGATCCGCTACCGGGATGGTCATCTCATCGGGCTCGACACGGCGGAGCTCGAACGCGACAGCTCTGTGGAACAGGTCGCTGAACTGATCGCCCGCTCTTTCGATAACGATTCGGGAGAATCGTCCGCAGCGACGAGTACGTTCACGCTGATCGGCCCCGGCGTGGTTTCTTCGGAGGTCGTTTCGGTGTTCGAGTCGAAGATCGAGGTGACCTACCGCCGGGTGGACGGGTTGTTGGACCTTCAAGGCCTCGGCGAAGCGACGTTCGATCGCCTCGTTGCGGTGGGCACGGCGATCGCGGCGTTGCACCCCGAGCAGGCGATTAATCTCGCCGAGGATCAGGGCCGGGGCGATACCCATGCCGGCGACCGTCCCACACCCCGCCGCTGGGCGGTGGCGATCGTCGCGTTGCTGGCGGCGGTGACGCTGCTGGTGGTGTCCGATTTCAAGCGGGCCGAGCGGATCACGCGGGCGGTGGACGAGGCGGAGCTTGATGCCAGCAAATTGAAAGAACTCAACACGGACCTGAGCGTGGCCCGCTTCCTGGAAACCACGGGCCCGAGCTTCCTGGCGATCCTAGACGAGTTCAGCCATCAGACCGAGGGGTTCATGATCGACGAGATGCGTTACGAGCGCAACGGGCTGTTCACCGTGCAGGCGACGGGGCGTTCGTCGGATCAGGTCAACCAGTTGGCCGCGAAACTCTCGGAGATGAAGACGTTGTCGTCGGTGCGCATCCGCAGCCAGGCGGCGAAGGACCGCGACAAGGTCGAATACACGCTGGTCGCAGTACCTGCCGAACAGTATGCCGCCCCGTTCGCGCCGCCCCGGCACAAACCCAAAGACTCCGCCGAGGCTTCGGCCGAGTCCAAGGGCGGCAAGGCAAACCAGAAGGGGGGTGGCGCTTGAGCGAACGAGATCGACGAGCGTTGATCTGGGGCGCGGTCCTGATCGGGATCGCGGTGCTGTATCGGTTCGGGTTGTCGCCGGTCGTTGGCCAGTGGCAAGAGGCACGCAGTACCGTCGCGTCGCAGTCGGGGATGTTAGCGCAGTACGAAGACAAGCTGGAGAAACGCAGCAACATCCGCGAGCGCCTCGAGCAGCGTTACGGCCCGGGCGTCAATCGATCGCTTCCCACCCCCGACGAAGCCCAGGTGGCTTTCCCCCGCAGCGTTCAGCAAGCGGTCGGCCGGGGTGGCGCTCAGGCCAAGCAGGTCGAGGTCCAGGGCACACGGCGAATGCGCGACTTTCCCGACATCGAGCTGCTGTCGCTGCGGGTTCAGATTATGTGCGAGCCCCACGCGATCCCGGGCATGTTGGCGGAGCTCACCCGGGCAGACATGCCGGTGGTGGTGGAGTCGGTCAACCTCAGCATGCCGCAACGCGGTCAACGTCAGCAGTGGGAGGCGACGCTCGTGGTCTCCACTCCCACACTGAAAGGGGGCAAGCGGTCATGATCCAGCAGTACTGGTCACAACAAGGCCCGCGCACACTCTGGCTCGTCACGCTGGGCGTGGCGGCCATCATCGGGGCCAGCGCGTTACTCACCCTGACCGATACCCACGCCGCCGACGAACGCGTGGACGACATCGCCAAGAAGCTGCGCGTCCGTCCCGCTATCGAGCAGCCCAACAACGCCCAAGCGCAACGCGGCGGTCACGGCCGAGGCTGGCACGGCGGCGGACAAGCCCAGGCAACGCCGAGCGACCCCGCGGGCCAGGCGACCCAACGCATCCGTGACCGTTTTCTGTTCATGCCCCCGCCCCCCCAGGGCTTCCGCAACGTGCAGGGCGTGCTCGGCGACCGCGTGCTCTACCCCGGCGGGCAATCATTCGGCTTGGGCGAAAACGCCATGGGCGCGACCGTCGTCGCCATCGGAACGAATTGGGTCGAGCTGCTCCACGAAGAGCAGACCATCACCATCGATATTTTCCGCGGCGTCGAACGCGGCCCCGAGCTTATGCGTTGGGACGGCGAAGCCGCGGACTCGTCTGCTTCTTCGGGTAACCAAGCTCAGGGCCAGATGAATGGCAACAACAGCGGCCGCCCCGATCGTTCATGGCGCCAACGCGACCGCGGCGAACGGGGTGAGCGTGGTAGCCGGGGCGATCGCAGCGGCCGCCCACGAGAACGCTGACCTCATCGACCCCGACCCCGCAAAACAGAAATTCCAAACGGCCAATCCTTTTTTGAAACTGAGCACCATGCCCCGACCCATCCCCGCAGTATCTCTTCCGCAGAAGGCTCGAACCATGCCACACCATCTTTTGTCCACTCTTTACGTCTGGTCTGCCCGGTCCGTCAGGGCCGTGCTCGTGATCGGCGCCTATCTGCTGTGCCTCTCGTTGATGAATCCTGCCGCCGTTGCACAGGACGCCGTTGAAGCGGTTGAGGTGGTCGAAGCTGAAGCGGTCGAGCAAGCCGAACCGGTTGCTGAGGACGGCGGCGAAGTGGAGAACGCGGTCGCAGAACCGGGCGATGAAGCCGAAGGGGATTCGGAAGAAGCCGAAGAAGAAGAGCCCAAGCCTAAGACGGTTTCGGTTTCCTTCCGCGACACCGAGCTGTCCCAGATCGCTGGCTTCTATGGCCGGGAACTCGATAAGCCCGTGTTGGTGGACCAGAGCGTCGCCAACAACCGGTTGACCATCATGTCCAACAAGGAGATCCCGCTCAATGAAGCGTTCGAGCTCATCGGGAATGCGCTCCGCCAGCGCGGCGTCATCGTGGTCGAGGGGCCTCGGCAGATCGAGCTTCTGCCCATCGCCCAGATACGCCGGATCAACCGCCCGGTTGTTCCCGCCGAGCAGTCGGTGACGGAGCTGGATGACCAGTCGACCATCGTCGACAAGATTTTCCGGATCGAGCATTACGACGTGACTCGGCTCAAGGACCTCGTGGTGCCGATGCTGCCCGAATACGCCTTCCTGGTCGCCGACCCGAATCTGGACCGCCTGGTCGTCACCGCCGCGGCGGGCGACCTGATCCACATCGAGCGTCTGGTCGCCAGCCTCGATGTCCCCCGGGCCAACGACACGATCGAAAAAATCTTCACGGTGAAGAACGGCGACGCCAGCGAGATCGCCACCATGGTCCGCACCATCCTCGCCGGCACGCTTGGCGATGAGAGCCTGGCCGTCTTCACCACGCCTTCCCCGCAGGGCAACAACAACCGCAACCGCGGCGGCCGTAACCGGGGCGGAGGAAACCGTAGCAACAACGACGCCGGGTCGAACACGCTTTTTGTCGAGCGTAACGAAGCCCCGATCATGCTCCAGGCCGACCTCTCGCGCAACTGGATCATCGCCGCCGCGCCCCCGGCGGTGATGGACCAGATCGAGAAATGGATCATCGAACTCGACAAGCCCAAGGAGCGCAACGAGCCCTATCAGCTCTTCGACATCGAACACGCCGACGTCGATGAGCTCGCGGGCCAGATCAATGAGGCGATCAACGCGATGCCGGACGCCGACATCCGCGCAAGCGTGCGGGTGATCCCGTTCGTCAAGTCGCGGCAGATCTTGGTCTACGGCTCTCAGCGCGGCCGTTCGCTGGTCCGCTCGCTGCTCGACCAGCTCGATATCGAGTCGTCGCAGTTCCAGCTGATCAAGGAAATCGCGATCAAGCACGACTCGGCCGAGAACGTGAAGGCGAAGATCGAAGAGCTCTTCAATAACGAGCAGAGCAGCGGCAGCCGCTACACCTACTACTTCGGCAACAGTCGGCCGCAGCAAAAAGACCTGACCGTGACCGCCGACACCCAGCGCAATACGGTGACGATCATGACCGACCCGGTCCGGATGCGTCGTATCGAAGAGATCATCAAGGAGCAATGGGACCTGCCGGTCGACCTGGACGACGTGAAACCCAAGGTCTACGACCTTCAGTACAGCGACCCGGTCCAAGTGCAGGAACTGCTGGAGGAGATGTTCACCAAGTCGAGTTCCACCAGTTCGTTCAGCTGGTTCAGCGGTACGCGCACCACCGAGACGAGCAACCCGGTGGGCCGGCTGTTTGGTGAGTTCAGCTTCAACGCGATGCAGGACTCCAACAAGTTGATCGTGTCGACCAAGAACCCCGCCAACTACGTGGTGATCGACGAACTGCTCAAAGAGATCGACCAGCCACAGGACGCGGGCGTGCCCATCATCATCGAGTTGAAACACGCCAACGCCGAGGACGTTGCCGAGCAGCTCAACGCTATGTTCTCCGAGCCCGGCACCCCCGCCGCGATTACCCGCACCGAGCGTGGTTTGAGCGATTCGATCCGGCAGACCTCGACCGCCAGCGACCGCGGCAACAACGGCAACAACAACCAGAACAATAACAACCAGAACCGCAACAACCAGGGCGGCGGAGAGAACGACCCCTCGCAGATGAATTTCTGGTGGAGCCAGTCTCGCCCCAATATCAACGAGCAGCCCACCAGCAACCTGATCGGCAAGCCCCGCATCGTGCCGGTTAATCGCCGTAACGCGATCATGGTGATGGCGCCCCGTGCCCATGTCGCGCCGCTGCGTGACCTGGTGGCCGAGCTCGACAAGCCGGGGTCCCAAGTCGTGATCCATGCGATCATCACCGAGGTCCAGCACGACGACGAATCGACGCTCGGCGTCCGCTTCGCTTCGGACCCCGGGATCTTCAACGACTCGCGTCTGGCTGATCAAGCCTTCGGCGGCGGGATCAACGCGGACTACTCCCAGGGCATCTTCAGCGGCGACGGCATCCTCAACGCCGACGTGAACCTCAACTTCCTGATTCAGCTCCTGGTGAACAACCTGAACCTGAGCGTGATCAATGAGCCACGACTGATGACCGCCGACAACCAGGAAGCCCACTTCTTCGACGGCCAGGACGTGCCCGTGGTCGTGAGCGACCTCACCGGCAGCGGCAACGACGGCGACATCACCCGGACCTTCGACTACGAAGCTGTCGGCACCCGCCTCCACGCCCGCCCCCACATCACACAGGACGGCGAGATCGACCTCCGCGTCAACCTCGAACTCTCGCGCATCGTCAACGGCACCACCGTCTTCGGCAACTTCATCTTCGACCGCCGAACGACGACGACCCACGTCACACTCAAAGACGGCCAGACCATCGTCATCAGCGGCATCATCGAACAGGAAGACTTCGCCGAGGTCCGCAAGTTCCCGCTGTTCGGCGACATCCCGCTCGTCGGCGGTTTGTTCCGCAGCACCGACACCGGCGTCCGTAACCGCGAAGTGATCGCGTTTATCACGCCGCACATCGTGAAGGACGGCCGCGCCGCTGACGAAAAGACCCAATCCAACCGCGAATGGCTCGAACGGGTGCGCGGCGCGATGGCGGTGCCCAAGGATGTCAACAATAAAGAGCAGGAAGACGACCGCTTCACCACGCCCGAGCAACGGGGCATCGCTTCGGATGCCGCGATCGAGGCGGCGGAAGAAGCAGAAGCTGCCGAGGCCGCGGAAGAGTCCGAGTAAACTCTGTGGATATGCTTCGCGTGATGAAAACCAAGCTGTTGCGGTCGTTGGCCATCGCATGCTTAGGCGCAGGCTTGGGTGCGTGGGGAGGTTGTGCCTCGCCGCCCGAGTGGGAACGGGCCAACGCCCAGCGGTTGGAAGCCGCAGAAAGTGAGGGGCTCAACGCCATCGCCCCCGAGCGGAAGGCTCGGCGGTGGACCGGCGGCGTCACGGCGGTGGCGAGCGATCGGCCGGGTATCCCGAACATGGGCTTGCAACTGCCGCGGGTTTCGCCGGACGGCCGATGGATCGCGTTTCTTGATGCTGACTCAGAATCGCCGCGGGTCTTGCCTGACGCGTTGGTGAGCGGTCGTGGATTAGGCGGGGTATCGCTGTGGGTGCGGGGTGTCGAGGAGGAAGGTCTCGCACAGAATGTTGCGGTCGCCCACGCGGCTTGGCCGGCGTGGTCAAGTGATGCGAGCACGTTGGTCTTCATCAGCCACGACCCGCGCACCGGCTGCGCCCTCGGGTTGCACGAGGTCGCCACCGGGCAGACCGACCGGCTTGCGGTGGGGCTACGCAAGATGCTGACGCCCGCGGTGTCCCCCGACAACCAGCGTGTCGCGGTGTCGGGCTACGGCCAGATCGCGGACCAGGCACTGCTCTTCATCATCGACCGTGACTCCGGCGAAACCACGCCCGGCCCGCAACCCACGCTGGGCGGCGCACAGCTGATGCCCCACTGGCTCGACCGAGAGACCTTGATCTTTGTGGAGCTCGACGACAACGGCGGCGGCCTGATGCGTTGGACCGTCGGCAGCCCGCAGGCCGAGCCGATCGCGCCGCTGCAACTTCCCGAGTCGGTCTTCGATGCGATCCACCTCCACGCCGGCGTGCCGAGCCCCGTTTCTGCCGACGGGCGTTATTTCACCTACTACGCGGTCGGCTCGGATCAGATGATCTGGATCGATATGGACACCGGCGATGCGCTGGCCCTGAACCCCGGCGACCGGGCGGGCACGTGGTGGAACGAGCAGTGGTTCCTGGTCGCCAACGACCAGCAGCTGGAGCTGACCGCCGCGCCCCAACCCTTGGGCGCGACGGGTGAGCCGTCAGCAGAACAAGAACCCGAGCAAGAGCGTCCTCGTATGAATCTATTGCCGGGCCGATGGGTACCGCTTTGGGCCGACGCCACGCAGCAATCGATGCTTCTGGTTGGGCAAAGCGATCGGCCCGACCGTTTCAGGCTTCTACAACTCTGGGTGATCACTCAGTAACGCGTTAGGTGTCCGACGTACTACGGATCAGGCAAGTTTCGTCGAAGAATTTTTCTTCCAGAATCTCAAAACGCAAGACTTAGAAACGCCGAATTAAAAAACTTCGGGTTTTATCGATAAAAACTGTTGCATCCCATGCAAGCTGTCGATATGTTTCTCGCGTAACCCTTCCTCTTTGTCGAGGCGAGTGACTTCCATGAACACCGAGCAACACAATTTGAAATCTGCCGAACCCACGCAAGTGGTGTCCCGGTGGCTCGGTTTCGGGAGACTCGATCTTGCGTCTCATCCAGAGACCGTGGCACAGGCCGCCGAGAGTATTGCGTATCCCCCCGCCGACCGATGCGTCGTCACGGATACGCAAGGCTCAGAACGCGGTATACAGCGGCCAGGCTTTATGGCGAATTGCGCCGATTGCCTACGCCTCGCCTGAGCCGCACCCCTCGACCCCACACATCCGTGAACACCCGCGCCGGTCTTAGGCGTCGTCGTATTTGCTTGTTTTGCAGGTGAATTCTGCAGTTTCAGTTTGTCTGTTTCGATTTTCCGAGGATGCAATCAGATGGTTTGAATACCCACGCCCACGATGTAGCTCAACGGCGGAGCAGGCCCCTCATAAGGGAAAGGATGCTGGTTCGAGTCCAGCCATCGTGATTACAAGTTTGCGGCGCAGAGGAGCGGAGTCCTCGCCAGAGTCATGATCTGGAGACCGCGGGTTCGAGTCCCGCCGCCGCCATTACAACCTGAACTTTGACGTACCCATGTTCGCGGGGAAGGCGGTCCTGTGCCGCCAGCGCGATCGGTGCGTCTGTTGTGCCGCGTAGCTCAATGGCTAGAGCACCTCTCTTACAAAGAGACACGTGTCGGTTCGAATCCGACCGCGGCGATTCACCCCCGGCAGTTGCGCAAGCGAAGGCGTGAAGTTTCATACGACACGCATCCAAGCTTGTGTAGCTGAAGAGGGAAACGCTGGTTCGCTTAGCCGGCAAAGCGCCCGTCTGAAAAGCGGGAGCCCCAGGTTCGAGTCCTGGACCAGCGGTTGATGCCTGTCGTGTCTTGCACGGCAAGCAGGCACGAACGGTTCGTGCCACGGATCTTTGAAAAGTGAAGAGCAGATTGATGAAGCAATCACCGTCCGCCCCCGGCGTAATCGTGCGCCGGGGGCCGGGACGAGTGGTTGCACACGACTCGTAGCTCAGTGGAAGAGCGGCCGGCTGATAACCGGCAGGACGGAGGTTCAAATCCTTCCGGGTCGATTTCAATGTTGTAAGACACAGGCTGCGGCATAGACGGCGGGGATGGCCCAGGACAACCCCCGTCGGAGCGGTGCAAGCTCTCCCGGCCTGCCTTGCTGTCGTAGCTCAGTTGGACAGAGCGCTTCCCTGTCAAGGAAGAGGTCGCGGGTTCGATCCCCGCCGATGGCGTTAGGGGCATTTTGTGATTTGGCGATTGAGCGATTTGGTGATTTTTAGCCAGATCGCTCAATCACGAAATCGCCAAATCACAAAATGAAATGTCACGGTAGCTCAGCCGGAAGAGCAGCTGTCTAGTAAACAGCAGGTTGTCGGTTCGATTCCGACTCGTGACTCTTGTTTATTCGCCCTGTAGTTCAATTGGATGAACGCCGGACTACGAATCCGGAGGCTGTAGGTTCGAATCCTACCGGGGTGATTGGAATCATTTGGCGATTGGGTGATTTGGCGATTTAGTGATTGCAAGATCGATCGCCAAATCACTCAATCACGAAATCGCCAAATGCATATGGGCCGTAGCTCAATCGGCAGAGCGGCCGGCTTTGAACCGGCAGGTTGTGGGTTCAATCCCTACCGGCCCAGTTTCGCATCGTTTGAATTCACCTCGTAGCTCAACGGAAGAGCGTCGGTCTCCGAAGCCGAAGGCTGCAAGTTCGAGTCTTGCCGGGGTGATTCGGGAGGCTTGAGGGATGAGCGGTGAGGATTTGAGGAGGTTGCATTAAAGACTCAAACCTCTTGCCTCAGGCCTCAATCCTCCTCACCCCACGCCACCGTACCCCAAAGGCAGAGGGGGCCGGCTCAGACCCGGTCAACGTGCAGGTTCGACTCCTGCCGGTGGTATTGGTTCAGGTATGAGTGATGAGGTTAGAGGTATGAGCACCCAACTCCTCACTTCTCAAACCTCAATGCTCACAACCAAACAGCCCGGTATCCCAACCGGTAGAGGAAGCGGATTCAAAACCCGTCAACGTGTGGGTTCGACTCCCACCCGGGCTACTGCTTGTTTGTCATCGTGTCCCAATCGGTAGAGGGGCCAGGCCGAGATCCTGGTGGTTGGAGGTTCGAATCCTCCCGATGACATTTGACACATTTTGCGATTTGGTGATTGGTTTGAATCAATCGCCAAATCGCTCAATCACTAAATCACTCAATGATTCGGGGTTGTAGCTCAACCGGAAGAGCACCCGGCTTGCACCCGGAAGATCGGGGTTCGATTCCCCGCGACTCCACTTGGACGGGGAATGAGGAGACAGGAGTGAGGCTTGAGTGTGAGTCACTCTTGATGTCCTGTGCTCCACCCCTCACACCTCATCCCTGACTCCTCATCCCTCAATCTCGAAAGGAGACCGGCCATGACGGCGGCATTGCAGAGCGACATGTTGGTGCTGAACAAGCACTGGCGGGCGTTGCGGATCATCACCGCCGCGGAAGCGTTGGCCGACTTGTTTGTCGGCCGGGTCGAGGCGGTGGACACCGACTACCAGTCGTACGACTTCGCGTCGTGGCACGAGCTGAGCGAATACGCCTCAGAGTTCGAGCCGGAGGATCAACACTTCGTGCAGACGGTGACCAGTGCCGTGCTGGTCCCGGTGGTGGTTCGGCTGTTGCACTTCGACCGGGTCACTCGGCCGACGCTGCGGCTGAGCCGTCGCAACGTGTACCTGCGTGACGACTACACCTGCCAGTACACCGGCAAGCGGCTGCCCAGCAGCGAACTGAACCTCGACCACATCGTCCCGACCTCGCGGGGCGGCAAGACCACCTGGGAGAACCTGGTGTGCTGCAGCGTCGGGGTGAACTCGCTCAAGGGCGACAAGACGCCCGAAGAAGCGGGGCTCAAGTTGATTCGGCTACCCCGTCGGCCGGACGCAACGGAGCTGTTGTTCAAGTCTCGCCGTGAGCGCCACGATTCGTGGAAACACTTCGTGGACGCGGCGTACTGGAACACCGAACTCCACGATTGATTCACTCACGCCTGGTGGGCGGGAAGTTCGGGGTTGATTTCGGGGGCACCAGGCTTTTTTCAGAACGGAGCTCGGTTTGGCAGAGCGCCCGGTTTGGGACCGGGGGGCCGCAGGTTCGAATCCTGTCGTTCTGATTCCCCCGGAAGGTGTTCACCGCCTTCCGGGGATTCGAACAGATTGTTTCTCGTAAGTCGATTTGCTTCGGCATGCGGGTTTGTGACGGAGGCCGAAGTGGTCGAGGCAGCTGATCGTGAGTCAGCGGGAAGCGGGTTCGAGTCCCGTCCGTCACCTTGTTTGATTGCCCCCGATGAAAGGAGACCGCCATGACACGCCAAGAGATGTACGCCCAATGTCGATTAACCCGAGGAGCCGCCGCGACGGTCGGCTTCATCCCCACCAAGGCCGCGGTGATCGGCAACCTCATCGAGCTGGTCATCAAC
Protein-coding regions in this window:
- a CDS encoding secretin N-terminal domain-containing protein is translated as MPHHLLSTLYVWSARSVRAVLVIGAYLLCLSLMNPAAVAQDAVEAVEVVEAEAVEQAEPVAEDGGEVENAVAEPGDEAEGDSEEAEEEEPKPKTVSVSFRDTELSQIAGFYGRELDKPVLVDQSVANNRLTIMSNKEIPLNEAFELIGNALRQRGVIVVEGPRQIELLPIAQIRRINRPVVPAEQSVTELDDQSTIVDKIFRIEHYDVTRLKDLVVPMLPEYAFLVADPNLDRLVVTAAAGDLIHIERLVASLDVPRANDTIEKIFTVKNGDASEIATMVRTILAGTLGDESLAVFTTPSPQGNNNRNRGGRNRGGGNRSNNDAGSNTLFVERNEAPIMLQADLSRNWIIAAAPPAVMDQIEKWIIELDKPKERNEPYQLFDIEHADVDELAGQINEAINAMPDADIRASVRVIPFVKSRQILVYGSQRGRSLVRSLLDQLDIESSQFQLIKEIAIKHDSAENVKAKIEELFNNEQSSGSRYTYYFGNSRPQQKDLTVTADTQRNTVTIMTDPVRMRRIEEIIKEQWDLPVDLDDVKPKVYDLQYSDPVQVQELLEEMFTKSSSTSSFSWFSGTRTTETSNPVGRLFGEFSFNAMQDSNKLIVSTKNPANYVVIDELLKEIDQPQDAGVPIIIELKHANAEDVAEQLNAMFSEPGTPAAITRTERGLSDSIRQTSTASDRGNNGNNNQNNNNQNRNNQGGGENDPSQMNFWWSQSRPNINEQPTSNLIGKPRIVPVNRRNAIMVMAPRAHVAPLRDLVAELDKPGSQVVIHAIITEVQHDDESTLGVRFASDPGIFNDSRLADQAFGGGINADYSQGIFSGDGILNADVNLNFLIQLLVNNLNLSVINEPRLMTADNQEAHFFDGQDVPVVVSDLTGSGNDGDITRTFDYEAVGTRLHARPHITQDGEIDLRVNLELSRIVNGTTVFGNFIFDRRTTTTHVTLKDGQTIVISGIIEQEDFAEVRKFPLFGDIPLVGGLFRSTDTGVRNREVIAFITPHIVKDGRAADEKTQSNREWLERVRGAMAVPKDVNNKEQEDDRFTTPEQRGIASDAAIEAAEEAEAAEAAEESE
- a CDS encoding HNH endonuclease; translation: MTAALQSDMLVLNKHWRALRIITAAEALADLFVGRVEAVDTDYQSYDFASWHELSEYASEFEPEDQHFVQTVTSAVLVPVVVRLLHFDRVTRPTLRLSRRNVYLRDDYTCQYTGKRLPSSELNLDHIVPTSRGGKTTWENLVCCSVGVNSLKGDKTPEEAGLKLIRLPRRPDATELLFKSRRERHDSWKHFVDAAYWNTELHD
- the gspM gene encoding type II secretion system protein GspM codes for the protein MSERDRRALIWGAVLIGIAVLYRFGLSPVVGQWQEARSTVASQSGMLAQYEDKLEKRSNIRERLEQRYGPGVNRSLPTPDEAQVAFPRSVQQAVGRGGAQAKQVEVQGTRRMRDFPDIELLSLRVQIMCEPHAIPGMLAELTRADMPVVVESVNLSMPQRGQRQQWEATLVVSTPTLKGGKRS
- a CDS encoding PD40 domain-containing protein, with the protein product MKTKLLRSLAIACLGAGLGAWGGCASPPEWERANAQRLEAAESEGLNAIAPERKARRWTGGVTAVASDRPGIPNMGLQLPRVSPDGRWIAFLDADSESPRVLPDALVSGRGLGGVSLWVRGVEEEGLAQNVAVAHAAWPAWSSDASTLVFISHDPRTGCALGLHEVATGQTDRLAVGLRKMLTPAVSPDNQRVAVSGYGQIADQALLFIIDRDSGETTPGPQPTLGGAQLMPHWLDRETLIFVELDDNGGGLMRWTVGSPQAEPIAPLQLPESVFDAIHLHAGVPSPVSADGRYFTYYAVGSDQMIWIDMDTGDALALNPGDRAGTWWNEQWFLVANDQQLELTAAPQPLGATGEPSAEQEPEQERPRMNLLPGRWVPLWADATQQSMLLVGQSDRPDRFRLLQLWVITQ